From Thalassospiraceae bacterium LMO-JJ14:
CGCCATGAAAGCGCAGGTTTTCCAGCATCACAAAACCGCCTGCCGGTGCGGCATCGATCGCCGCCTTGGCGGCATCGCCAATGCAGTCTGCGGCAAATGTAACGTTTTTACCGGAAAGCCCGGCCAGCGCATCGGCGACCGGTTGCAGGCTCATGTCCGCATGCACCGTACCCTTGGGGCGGCCGAAGTGCGACAGGATGACGACCTTGGCGCCCTTGTCCGCCAGTTCGTTCAATGTTTCGAGCGCCCGGTCGATGCGCGTGGTATCGGTGATTTTACCGTCCCGCATGGGGACGTTGAAATCGACGCGGACGAGAACCCGCTTACCGGCGACATCAAGATCATCAAGGGTTTTTAAATGAGCCATGGTTTCCTTCCCGGGGAGAATTGAAATCAGTTTCTGGTAGCGACGGCGCACCCGGCGGCAATCATCAGCGAACCGGCGCAACGGTTCATGTAGCGGACGGCACGCTCGGTACGAAACAGCCGGCGCACCTGCGTTGCCGCCAGGGCATAGGTGACGAGGACACAGATCAGCACCGTCAGGACGGTCGTCACAATGGCAACGCCTTCGCCAAACGTAAGGGTCTTCAGATCGGTGAAAGTCGGCAGAAAGCTCAGGTAAAAAATAATCACTTTCGGATTGCCGAGGGTCAGAAACAGCCCGCCCGCATAGCCACGGGCATGACTGCCTTTTGATAAGTTAGCAGCCTCGCCGGATTGGGTGGGAAGCACGGCCGGCTGCCGCCAGGCCTTGATCCCCAGATAGATCAGATAAGCGGCACCGGTCCAGCGAACGAAAATGAACAGCTCGCCCAGCATTCCAGCAATCATGGACAGGCCGAATATGGCAAACAGAACATAAACCAGATCGCCGCTGGCAATGCCCAGAATGAACGGCAGGGTTGAGCGGAATCCAAAAGCCACGCTGCGGGCCGCCGTCGCGATAACACCAGGGCCCGGCGCCGCCATCCAGACAAAGCTCGCAATCGCCAGCGCAAATATGACTGTAATGCTCATGTCAGCCCGTCTTCAGAGAGTTCAACACGCGGCGTT
This genomic window contains:
- a CDS encoding LysE family translocator, which gives rise to MSITVIFALAIASFVWMAAPGPGVIATAARSVAFGFRSTLPFILGIASGDLVYVLFAIFGLSMIAGMLGELFIFVRWTGAAYLIYLGIKAWRQPAVLPTQSGEAANLSKGSHARGYAGGLFLTLGNPKVIIFYLSFLPTFTDLKTLTFGEGVAIVTTVLTVLICVLVTYALAATQVRRLFRTERAVRYMNRCAGSLMIAAGCAVATRN